Proteins co-encoded in one Flavivirga eckloniae genomic window:
- a CDS encoding NADP-dependent isocitrate dehydrogenase codes for MAKIIYTKTDEAPALATRSFLPIVKAFVKSSGIDIETKDISLAARILAVFPDFLNEDQRVSDDLAFLGELAKKPEANIIKLPNISASIPQLKGAIKELQSQGFGIPDYPDTPKNDSEKEIKSRYDKVKGSAVNPVLREGNSDRRAPKAVKNYAKKNPHSMGAWTSDSKTHVATMASGDFAHNEKSVTLSEATSVTIEHIDSTGTATTLKDSFPLLKGEIIDATVMNKKALVSFLDEQVADARENNLLFSLHMKGTMMKVSDPIIFGHAVKSYYKDVFVKHGATLKELGVNVNSGVSNLLSKIEELPEDKRKEIEADITTVYQNGPAIAMVNSDKGITNLHVPSDVIIDASMPAMIRTSGQMWNAEGKLQDTKAVIPDSSYAGIYAATIDFCKKHGAFDPTTMGTVPNVGLMAQKAEEYGSHDKTFEIESNGTVRVIDASGNALLEHTVEEGDIWRMCQTKDAPIQDWVKLAVTRARASQTPAVFWLNENRAHDAELIKKVNTYLKDHDTNGLDLRILSPIDATIFTCERIIEGKDTISVSGNVLRDYLTDLFPILEVGTSAKMLSIVPLMNGGGLFETGAGGSAPKHVQQLLEENHLRWDSLGEFLALAVSLEHFSEVNNTPKAKVLGEALDDATDKLLENRKGPSRKAGELDNRGSHFYLALYWAQELANQTKDDALKAEFTPIAKQLADNESAIVKELNDIQGKPTEIGGYYEPNELLINEVMRPSKTLNSILND; via the coding sequence ATGGCTAAAATTATTTATACCAAAACAGATGAAGCTCCAGCTTTAGCTACACGATCATTTTTACCTATTGTAAAAGCATTTGTGAAATCTTCAGGAATTGATATTGAAACTAAAGATATTTCTTTAGCTGCTAGAATCTTAGCTGTTTTTCCCGATTTCTTAAATGAAGATCAACGTGTTTCTGACGATCTGGCTTTTCTTGGTGAATTAGCTAAAAAACCAGAAGCTAATATTATTAAACTTCCAAATATTAGTGCTTCTATTCCACAATTAAAAGGAGCTATAAAAGAATTACAGTCTCAAGGTTTTGGTATTCCAGATTATCCAGATACTCCAAAAAACGATTCAGAAAAAGAAATAAAGTCGCGTTACGATAAAGTTAAAGGTAGTGCTGTAAATCCGGTACTTCGTGAAGGGAACTCAGACAGACGTGCTCCAAAGGCTGTAAAAAATTACGCCAAGAAGAATCCACACTCAATGGGGGCATGGACTAGTGACTCAAAAACCCATGTAGCAACTATGGCGTCTGGGGATTTTGCCCATAATGAGAAATCGGTAACCTTATCGGAGGCTACAAGTGTAACAATAGAACATATAGATAGTACTGGTACGGCTACCACTTTAAAAGATAGTTTTCCTTTATTAAAAGGAGAAATCATTGACGCTACCGTTATGAACAAAAAGGCGTTAGTATCATTTTTAGACGAACAAGTAGCTGATGCCAGAGAAAATAATTTGCTCTTTTCTTTACATATGAAAGGTACCATGATGAAGGTAAGCGACCCTATTATATTTGGTCATGCCGTAAAATCATATTACAAAGACGTATTCGTAAAACATGGTGCCACCCTAAAAGAACTAGGCGTTAATGTAAACTCTGGAGTTAGCAACCTTTTAAGCAAAATAGAAGAGCTTCCAGAAGATAAGCGTAAAGAAATAGAGGCAGATATTACAACTGTATATCAAAACGGTCCAGCTATTGCTATGGTTAATAGTGATAAAGGTATAACTAACCTTCACGTACCAAGTGATGTTATTATTGATGCTTCAATGCCAGCCATGATTCGTACATCTGGTCAAATGTGGAATGCAGAAGGTAAACTTCAAGATACCAAAGCCGTAATTCCAGATAGTAGTTATGCCGGAATTTATGCTGCAACCATCGATTTTTGTAAAAAGCACGGCGCATTCGATCCAACTACAATGGGAACTGTTCCTAACGTTGGACTTATGGCACAAAAAGCAGAAGAATATGGATCTCATGATAAAACTTTCGAAATAGAATCTAACGGAACTGTTCGTGTGATAGATGCCTCAGGAAATGCATTGTTAGAACATACTGTTGAAGAAGGTGATATTTGGAGAATGTGCCAAACCAAAGACGCCCCTATTCAAGACTGGGTAAAATTAGCAGTAACCAGAGCAAGAGCTTCACAAACACCTGCTGTTTTTTGGTTAAATGAAAACAGAGCACACGATGCCGAATTAATTAAGAAAGTAAATACATATTTAAAGGATCACGATACTAACGGATTGGATTTAAGAATCCTATCCCCTATCGATGCTACCATCTTTACTTGCGAAAGAATTATTGAAGGAAAAGATACTATTTCGGTATCCGGTAACGTATTACGTGATTATTTAACAGATTTATTCCCAATATTAGAAGTAGGTACAAGTGCAAAAATGTTATCTATAGTACCACTAATGAATGGAGGAGGTTTATTTGAAACTGGTGCCGGAGGTTCTGCTCCAAAGCACGTACAACAGTTATTAGAAGAAAATCACTTACGTTGGGATTCTTTAGGTGAGTTTTTAGCCTTAGCCGTATCCTTAGAACATTTTAGCGAGGTTAATAACACCCCGAAAGCAAAAGTTTTAGGAGAAGCTTTAGATGATGCTACCGACAAATTGTTAGAAAACAGAAAAGGACCTTCAAGAAAAGCTGGTGAGTTGGATAATAGAGGAAGTCATTTCTATTTAGCTTTATATTGGGCGCAAGAACTAGCAAATCAAACAAAAGATGATGCTTTAAAAGCAGAGTTTACTCCTATAGCTAAACAATTGGCTGATAATGAGTCTGCCATTGTAAAAGAATTAAATGATATACAAGGTAAACCAACCGAAATAGGTGGGTATTATGAACCTAACGAATTGCTTATTAATGAAGTCATGCGACCTAGCAAAACGTTAAATAGCATCTTGAATGACTAA
- the rplS gene encoding 50S ribosomal protein L19, producing MESLVKFVQDEFVTRKDLPEFSAGDTITVYYEIKEGSKTRTQFFRGVVIQRRGSGSSETFTIRKMSGSIGVERIFPINLPALQKIEVNKRGQVRRARIYYFRGLTGKKARIKERRH from the coding sequence ATGGAATCTTTAGTAAAATTTGTACAAGACGAATTTGTAACAAGAAAAGATTTACCAGAATTTTCAGCTGGAGATACAATTACTGTTTATTACGAAATTAAAGAAGGAAGTAAAACAAGAACTCAGTTTTTTAGAGGTGTAGTAATACAAAGAAGAGGTTCTGGATCATCAGAAACTTTTACCATTAGAAAAATGTCTGGGTCTATTGGGGTAGAGCGTATATTCCCAATTAACTTACCTGCATTACAAAAAATAGAAGTTAACAAGCGTGGTCAAGTACGTAGAGCAAGAATCTACTACTTTAGAGGTCTTACTGGTAAAAAAGCCAGAATTAAAGAAAGAAGACACTAG
- a CDS encoding tRNA (guanine-N1)-methyltransferase — MKSIKQLSLIITLFICTLASSQTKKIAKDKLSLNSGTLDNQFEFVIQKSYTYKGSGKVYKNVEYHWLTQLKAHTLDSLKAVRKDLTDTRLVVKKQDKEISDLKLNLNTTQNDLDKTNTEKNNMALFGIQMSKSGYNALMWSIIAGLLALLILFIYKYKNSNAITKAAKIALAETEEEFDEHRKVALDREQKVRRQLQDEINKQKGL; from the coding sequence ATGAAATCCATTAAGCAACTCTCTCTCATAATTACACTTTTTATATGCACATTAGCTTCATCACAAACTAAAAAAATCGCAAAAGATAAGCTTTCATTAAACAGTGGTACTTTAGATAATCAGTTCGAATTCGTTATTCAAAAATCTTATACCTATAAAGGTAGTGGTAAAGTTTACAAGAATGTAGAATACCATTGGCTAACGCAATTAAAAGCACATACACTAGATTCGTTAAAAGCTGTACGCAAGGATCTTACAGATACGCGATTGGTTGTTAAAAAACAAGACAAGGAGATTTCAGATTTAAAGTTAAATTTAAATACTACGCAAAACGATTTAGATAAAACCAATACGGAAAAAAACAACATGGCACTCTTTGGTATTCAAATGAGTAAATCTGGCTACAATGCGCTCATGTGGTCCATAATTGCTGGTTTATTAGCCTTACTTATATTATTTATTTATAAGTATAAAAACAGCAATGCCATAACCAAAGCGGCTAAGATTGCTCTTGCTGAAACAGAAGAAGAATTTGATGAGCATAGAAAAGTAGCCTTAGATCGCGAACAAAAAGTGAGACGCCAATTACAGGATGAAATAAACAAACAGAAAGGCTTATAA
- a CDS encoding DUF4249 domain-containing protein, whose protein sequence is MRKLHYILLLINFISILSCEDVINVDVNTSDPRLVIDASLNWTKGTNGENQTIKLSLTAPFFDTTVPPATGASVTVTDSDSNVFNFNEIGDTGIYINNSFIPVINNVYNLTVVYNNETYTATETLTSVAPIEFIEQKNDGGFTGEETEIKAYYTDPEGVDNYYLFEFIIPSENIQSLEVYDDEFTDGNQIFGFYSDDTLETGDELIVRVSGISERNFEFFNILLQQTDDEQGDPFQVQPVTVRGNCINQTNPNNFPLGYFRVSETSSATYTIE, encoded by the coding sequence ATGCGTAAATTACACTACATATTATTACTTATAAATTTTATCTCTATTTTATCTTGCGAAGATGTTATTAATGTAGACGTAAATACTTCTGACCCCAGATTAGTTATCGATGCCTCTTTAAATTGGACTAAAGGAACCAACGGAGAGAACCAAACCATTAAACTAAGTCTTACTGCTCCTTTTTTCGATACTACTGTCCCTCCCGCTACAGGAGCATCTGTAACTGTTACAGATTCAGACAGCAATGTTTTTAATTTTAACGAAATAGGCGATACAGGAATCTATATAAATAATAGTTTTATACCTGTAATTAATAACGTGTACAACCTAACAGTTGTATACAATAATGAGACCTATACCGCAACGGAAACCTTGACCTCTGTTGCTCCAATAGAATTTATTGAGCAAAAAAACGATGGCGGATTTACAGGAGAGGAAACCGAAATAAAAGCATATTACACCGATCCTGAAGGGGTGGATAATTATTATTTATTCGAATTTATTATACCTTCAGAAAACATACAAAGCCTGGAAGTATATGATGATGAATTTACAGATGGTAATCAAATCTTCGGATTCTACTCAGACGATACGCTTGAAACTGGTGATGAATTAATTGTTAGAGTCTCAGGTATTTCAGAACGTAATTTTGAGTTTTTTAACATTTTGCTTCAACAAACTGACGATGAGCAGGGAGACCCTTTTCAAGTTCAGCCGGTAACAGTACGAGGAAATTGTATTAATCAAACAAATCCAAATAACTTTCCTTTAGGGTATTTTAGAGTTTCAGAAACTTCTTCTGCTACTTATACTATTGAGTAA
- the trmD gene encoding tRNA (guanosine(37)-N1)-methyltransferase TrmD, translated as MRIDIITVLPELLKSPFEASILKRAIQADLVEVHFHNLRDYTTDNYKSIDDTQFGGGAGMVMMVEPIDKCISALKAERSYDEIIYMTPDGETLKQGIANQISLKENIIILCGHYKGVDQRVRDHLITREISIGDYVLSGGELGAAVLCDAVIRLIPGVLGNETSALTDSFQDNLLAPPIYTKPREYKGWKVPELLFSGNLPEIEKWREEEAYQRTKEKRPDLLDN; from the coding sequence ATGCGCATAGATATCATTACCGTTTTACCCGAATTACTCAAAAGCCCTTTTGAAGCATCAATTTTAAAACGTGCTATTCAAGCTGATTTGGTAGAAGTACACTTTCATAACTTACGTGATTACACGACCGATAATTATAAATCTATCGACGACACACAATTTGGAGGTGGCGCAGGCATGGTTATGATGGTAGAACCAATCGATAAATGTATTTCGGCTCTAAAAGCAGAAAGAAGCTATGACGAGATTATTTATATGACACCAGACGGCGAAACCTTAAAACAAGGTATAGCCAACCAAATATCACTTAAGGAAAATATTATTATTCTATGTGGTCATTATAAAGGTGTAGATCAACGCGTGCGCGACCACCTTATTACTCGCGAAATATCAATTGGTGATTACGTGTTATCTGGTGGCGAATTAGGAGCAGCCGTGCTTTGTGATGCGGTAATACGATTAATTCCCGGGGTATTAGGCAATGAAACTTCTGCCCTAACCGATTCTTTTCAAGATAATTTATTGGCGCCCCCCATTTATACTAAGCCACGTGAATACAAAGGCTGGAAGGTTCCAGAATTGCTGTTCAGCGGAAACCTACCAGAGATTGAAAAGTGGCGAGAAGAAGAAGCTTATCAACGTACTAAAGAAAAACGACCTGATCTATTAGACAACTAA
- a CDS encoding class I SAM-dependent methyltransferase — protein MEKKFNADNTITPKELAKHLRQPEGDTGKEVGLQMNKGNKHICLNSYQVLNPKNKSHILEIGMGNGFFVKDLLKTADDLNYTGVDFSPIMIDEANVINKPFIDSGIVRFEQASIEKLPFNDNTFDYITTTNTLYFWPTPEDNAKELLRVLKPGGKILVAYRSKSCIDQLELSKYGFTKYEISDVENLLSKSGFKQISSKIIKEPDLDFDGKVLEMEGIYTTGIK, from the coding sequence TTGGAAAAAAAATTTAACGCAGACAATACCATTACCCCTAAAGAACTTGCAAAACATCTTAGACAACCAGAAGGTGACACCGGAAAAGAAGTAGGGTTACAAATGAATAAAGGTAACAAGCATATTTGCTTAAATTCATACCAAGTGCTTAATCCTAAAAATAAAAGCCATATCCTGGAAATTGGCATGGGCAATGGTTTTTTTGTGAAGGATTTATTAAAAACAGCAGATGATTTAAACTATACAGGCGTGGACTTCTCTCCTATTATGATTGATGAAGCTAATGTTATAAATAAACCATTCATTGATTCTGGGATAGTCCGTTTTGAACAGGCATCAATTGAGAAACTGCCTTTTAACGATAACACGTTCGATTATATCACCACCACCAATACACTTTACTTTTGGCCTACACCAGAAGACAATGCTAAAGAATTGCTACGAGTTTTAAAACCAGGAGGGAAAATTTTGGTAGCGTATCGTTCTAAAAGCTGTATAGATCAGCTAGAGCTTTCAAAGTATGGGTTTACAAAATACGAAATATCAGATGTTGAAAACCTACTAAGCAAATCTGGTTTTAAACAAATCTCCAGTAAAATCATAAAAGAACCTGATTTAGATTTTGATGGCAAAGTACTTGAAATGGAGGGGATTTATACTACTGGAATTAAATAA
- a CDS encoding TonB-dependent receptor, with protein sequence MKNQLLWFLFALCFNSILINAQQKFTLSGTVSEEKSNETLIGVNIIFPEIQTGTTTNEYGFYSITLPEGEYNVIISYLGFTTKSETIVLSEDITKNFSLTDELENLDEIVITENIEKLNIKTPQMSVNKLTSNTIKEIPVVLGEVDIIKAITLLPGVTNAGEGSSGFNVRGGAADQNLILLDEATIYNSSHLFGFFSVFNPDAIKDLRLYKGGIPARYGGRVSSVLDIYQKEGNSKKFHMNGGIGIVSSRLLAEGPLKKDKGSFLLGGRSSYAHLFLPLFDIDNIAYFYDLNTKLSYKLNENNNIYLSGYFGRDVFRIQDTFENTYGNAVLNFRWNHLFSDKLFSNLSLIYSDYYYDLKLDFVEFDWVSGIQNFNLKYDFKHYLTDKVKLQYGLNSIYYRFNPGEIKPTVETSGINPFKLIDKYAFENAVYFDTEHKLSDKLALSYGLRLSTFHRLGQDELNVYENDQAVVFNEDFQIYEKATPTGVENFKRSDVISSFFNLEPRASLAYKLSSRSSVKLSYNRMSQYLHLLSNTNSPTPLDIWTPSGKYVKPQLLDQYAIGYFKNFNDNNYSLELESFYKTVKNRIDYIDGANLIANDAIEQVILNGRARAYGLEVLLRKNEGKFKGWLAYTLSRSEQQTPGRTPAELGINNGNWYKTPFDKTHDISFTGSYDLNKKWKLNANFLFQTGQPATFPSGQYQFNGQNIPNFNGRNQNRLPAYHRLDFSFNYTPKPEKKKRWQSHWIFGIYNIYNRRNAASISFGQNTETRQNEATKLSIFGIVPSVSYNFKF encoded by the coding sequence ATGAAAAACCAGTTATTGTGGTTTCTTTTTGCTTTATGTTTCAATAGTATCTTAATAAACGCCCAACAAAAGTTTACCTTAAGCGGTACTGTCTCAGAAGAAAAAAGTAACGAAACGCTTATTGGAGTTAATATTATTTTTCCCGAGATTCAAACAGGAACAACTACCAACGAGTATGGGTTTTATTCCATAACATTACCCGAAGGTGAATACAACGTAATAATTAGCTATTTAGGATTTACTACAAAATCTGAAACCATAGTACTCTCAGAAGACATTACTAAAAATTTCAGTTTAACAGACGAATTAGAAAATCTGGATGAAATTGTAATTACAGAAAATATTGAAAAACTAAACATAAAAACGCCCCAAATGAGCGTTAACAAACTAACGTCCAACACCATAAAAGAAATACCTGTGGTGCTTGGAGAGGTAGATATTATTAAAGCCATTACCTTACTTCCCGGTGTTACCAATGCTGGTGAAGGATCTTCAGGCTTCAATGTTAGAGGCGGCGCAGCAGATCAAAATTTAATACTATTAGATGAAGCCACGATTTACAATTCATCACATTTATTTGGTTTCTTTTCCGTTTTCAATCCCGATGCCATAAAAGATCTTCGGCTCTATAAAGGAGGTATTCCTGCCCGGTATGGCGGCAGAGTTTCATCGGTGTTGGATATTTATCAAAAAGAAGGAAATAGCAAAAAATTTCATATGAATGGCGGTATTGGTATAGTATCTAGCAGATTACTTGCAGAAGGGCCGCTTAAAAAGGACAAAGGATCATTCCTCTTGGGAGGAAGGTCAAGCTATGCACATTTATTCTTACCCCTCTTTGATATTGATAACATTGCTTATTTTTACGACTTAAATACCAAACTAAGTTATAAACTAAACGAAAACAATAATATCTACCTATCCGGATATTTTGGTCGCGATGTTTTTAGAATTCAAGATACTTTTGAAAATACTTATGGCAATGCTGTACTTAATTTTAGATGGAACCATTTATTTTCAGATAAACTATTTTCAAATTTATCTTTAATCTACTCCGATTATTACTACGATTTAAAGTTAGATTTTGTTGAGTTTGATTGGGTTTCTGGTATTCAAAATTTCAACCTTAAATACGATTTTAAACATTATTTAACCGATAAAGTAAAGTTACAATACGGGCTTAATAGCATCTACTACAGATTCAATCCGGGTGAAATAAAACCAACTGTAGAAACTTCTGGAATTAATCCATTTAAATTAATAGACAAATACGCATTTGAAAATGCTGTGTATTTTGATACTGAACATAAACTATCTGATAAATTAGCTCTATCCTACGGATTGCGACTCAGTACTTTTCATCGCTTAGGCCAAGATGAGCTTAACGTATATGAAAATGATCAAGCAGTTGTATTCAATGAAGATTTTCAAATTTATGAAAAAGCAACTCCAACTGGAGTAGAAAACTTCAAACGTAGTGACGTTATTAGTAGTTTTTTCAATCTAGAGCCCAGAGCCTCATTAGCTTATAAGTTATCCTCCAGAAGCTCAGTAAAACTAAGCTATAACAGAATGAGTCAATACTTACACCTATTATCCAACACAAACTCTCCTACTCCTCTTGATATTTGGACACCTAGTGGTAAATATGTAAAACCCCAGTTACTCGACCAGTATGCGATTGGTTATTTTAAGAATTTCAATGATAATAACTACTCCCTGGAACTGGAAAGCTTTTACAAAACGGTTAAAAATAGAATCGATTATATTGATGGGGCAAATTTAATTGCAAACGATGCCATAGAACAAGTTATCTTAAATGGTAGAGCCAGAGCATATGGATTAGAAGTGTTACTCCGTAAAAATGAAGGTAAATTTAAAGGGTGGCTAGCATATACCCTATCAAGATCTGAACAACAAACCCCCGGAAGAACCCCGGCTGAATTAGGGATAAATAATGGAAACTGGTACAAAACACCTTTCGACAAAACTCACGATATTTCATTTACCGGAAGCTACGACTTAAACAAAAAATGGAAGTTAAACGCCAACTTTTTATTTCAAACTGGGCAGCCAGCAACATTCCCTAGCGGACAATATCAATTTAACGGGCAAAATATCCCCAATTTTAATGGTAGAAACCAGAATCGATTACCAGCCTACCACCGATTAGATTTTTCTTTTAATTACACACCCAAACCAGAAAAAAAGAAGAGGTGGCAAAGTCATTGGATATTTGGCATATACAATATTTATAATCGTAGAAATGCGGCATCCATATCCTTTGGTCAAAATACAGAAACACGTCAAAATGAAGCTACCAAGCTATCTATTTTTGGAATCGTTCCCTCTGTATCTTATAATTTTAAATTTTAA